Genomic DNA from Dehalogenimonas lykanthroporepellens BL-DC-9:
TCAAGTCCCACGAAATCTACGAAGCCCCGGCGGCAGTAGTACTGCTCAAGGCCCACGCGGCGCTGGAGACCCTGACGCTGACCCGCGACCAACAGCGTTTCAAATCTGCTGTCACCCGCGAATACTCCGACCTGGTGTACAACGGCCTGTGGTTCTCAGCGCATAAAGCCAACCTTGACGCCTACGTCAAGAGCACCCAGCAGTATGTCACCGGCACCGTCAGGCTGAAGCTGGAACGGGGCTGTCTGCGCGTCGTCGGCCGCAAATCACCCTATTCCCTGTACGCGCACGACCTGGCCACTTACGAAACCGGCGATCAGTTCGACGCCTCAGCCGCCGTCGGCTTCATCAAGCTCTGGGGTCTGCCGGTACGAACCCAGGCCAAAGCGCAATTCCTCAAAAAGGATAAATAACATGAGTCATGTCCGGAGCCGCTTTGACAAATCCGCCGATGACCTGGTGATCGACTATTCATCGTCCTTGCCTTTCGACCGCCGCCTCTACCGGGAAGACATCCGGGGTTCCATCGCCCACACCCGGATGCTCTCCGACCGCGGCATCATCCCCTCAGCCGACGCCGAAGCCATCATCCGGGGACTGGAAGAAATCGAGCGGGAAATAAACAACGGTTCGTTTGAGTTCAAGCCGGTAATGGAAGATATCCACATGGCGGTCGAAGCCCGGCTGAAGGAAAAGATTGGCGAGCCGGCCGGGCGACTGCACACCGCACGTTCCCGCAACGACCAGGTAGCTACCGACCTGCGGCTTTACCTGAAAGACACAATGGAAGAAACCCTGTCAGAGATAAGTCAATTACAGCGGGCTCTGCTATCGCAGGCCGAGGACAACCCGGAAGTTATCCTGCCGGGATATACCCACCTGCAACCGGCCCAGCCGGTACTGCTGGCTCACCACCTGCTGGCCTATTTCGAAATGCTGGACCGGGACAAATCCCGGCTGGCTGACTGCTACCGGCGAACCGACGTCCTGCCGCTGGGCAGTGGCGCCCTGGCGGGCACCGCCTATGATACCGACCGGGAGGCCGTCGCCCGGGAACTGGGATTCAAAGAAATCTCCCGAAACAGCCTGGATGCTGTTTCGGATCGTGATTTCATCATTGAATTCCTGGCCGCCGCCGCTATCATCATGACGCACCTGTCGCGTCTGGCCGAAGAACTCATCATCTGGAGCGGGGCCGAATTCGGTTTCGTCGAAATGGATGACGCTTATGCCACCGGATCATCCATCATGCCGCAGAAAAAAAACCCCGACGTGGCGGAACTGGGCCGCGGCAAGACCGGGCGCGTATACGGCCACCTGACAGCCATGCTGACCACCATGAAGGGACTGCCACTGGCCTATAACCGAGATTTACAGGAAGACAAGGAAGGCCTGTTCGACACCGTTGATACTCTGTTGCCATCACTCCGCGTTTTTGCCGGTATGGTGAGCACCATGAGATTCCGCCCGGAACAAATGTTGAAGAGCGTCGATAAGAGCTTCATCCTGGCTACCGACCTGGCTGACTATCTGGTGGCCAGGGGTGAAACCTTCCGCAACGCCCACGGCGCTGTCGGGCGGCTGGTGAACTACTGTATCGGTCAGGGCAAGATGTTCCCCGACCTGACTCT
This window encodes:
- a CDS encoding argininosuccinate lyase (KEGG: deh:cbdb_A1185 argininosuccinate lyase~TIGRFAM: argininosuccinate lyase~PFAM: fumarate lyase) codes for the protein MSHVRSRFDKSADDLVIDYSSSLPFDRRLYREDIRGSIAHTRMLSDRGIIPSADAEAIIRGLEEIEREINNGSFEFKPVMEDIHMAVEARLKEKIGEPAGRLHTARSRNDQVATDLRLYLKDTMEETLSEISQLQRALLSQAEDNPEVILPGYTHLQPAQPVLLAHHLLAYFEMLDRDKSRLADCYRRTDVLPLGSGALAGTAYDTDREAVARELGFKEISRNSLDAVSDRDFIIEFLAAAAIIMTHLSRLAEELIIWSGAEFGFVEMDDAYATGSSIMPQKKNPDVAELGRGKTGRVYGHLTAMLTTMKGLPLAYNRDLQEDKEGLFDTVDTLLPSLRVFAGMVSTMRFRPEQMLKSVDKSFILATDLADYLVARGETFRNAHGAVGRLVNYCIGQGKMFPDLTLEEYRQFSPLFGNDVMEVTVMTSVDARNNPGGTARCRVSQALKEAQARLADS